In Panacibacter ginsenosidivorans, the following proteins share a genomic window:
- a CDS encoding aspartate kinase: MKVFKFGGASVNSIERIQNVAAIIKEYSSDELMIIISAMGKTTNALEKVVEAFFAGDKENALQLFDGIKKQHTTTAKYLLVTHFNACIEQLNSFFTEVEWLLHDKPVREFDYYYDQVVCVGELLSTCIVSYYLNEMKVANKWIDVRDIIRTDDNFRDATIDWTYTAQRVNESIVPLFAANKIIITQGFIGATDENESTTLGREGSDFTAAIFANLLNAESQTIWKDVEAVMSADPKQFPDAEIIHELSFDEVIEMAYYGAQIIHPKTIKPLQNKGIPLHVKSFIDPSLPGTVIYKKQPKHLPPIIIIKQNQALLHLHSQDFSFVGEKPMSRLYEFFAHNKIRPNLIQTGAISLQVCLDDKSDKIDHLAAEASNIFDVQVEKGLSLLTIRHYTETLLDEMTTGKEIVLKQQDRQTVQVLYKN; encoded by the coding sequence ATGAAAGTTTTCAAATTTGGTGGTGCAAGTGTTAATAGCATAGAAAGAATTCAAAATGTGGCAGCAATTATAAAGGAGTACAGTTCAGATGAGCTGATGATCATTATTTCGGCCATGGGCAAAACCACTAATGCGCTTGAGAAAGTAGTAGAAGCATTCTTTGCAGGCGATAAAGAAAATGCATTGCAACTTTTCGATGGTATCAAAAAACAACATACAACTACTGCAAAATATCTATTGGTTACACACTTTAATGCGTGCATTGAACAACTGAATTCATTTTTTACTGAAGTGGAATGGTTGCTGCATGATAAACCTGTACGGGAATTTGATTATTACTACGATCAGGTGGTTTGTGTGGGTGAATTATTGAGCACCTGCATCGTTAGTTATTACCTGAATGAAATGAAAGTTGCCAACAAGTGGATCGATGTGCGTGACATCATCAGGACCGATGATAACTTTCGTGATGCTACGATTGACTGGACTTATACTGCACAACGTGTAAATGAATCTATCGTTCCATTATTTGCAGCAAACAAGATCATCATTACGCAAGGTTTTATCGGTGCAACAGATGAAAATGAAAGTACCACACTTGGCCGCGAAGGGAGCGATTTTACTGCCGCTATTTTTGCCAACCTTTTGAATGCCGAAAGTCAAACGATCTGGAAAGATGTAGAAGCGGTGATGAGTGCCGATCCTAAACAATTTCCTGATGCTGAAATAATTCACGAACTAAGTTTTGACGAAGTAATTGAGATGGCTTATTATGGCGCACAGATCATACATCCCAAGACCATCAAGCCTTTGCAGAATAAAGGAATACCGCTGCATGTAAAAAGTTTTATTGATCCTTCTTTGCCCGGAACGGTTATTTATAAAAAACAACCGAAACATTTGCCACCAATTATTATTATAAAACAAAACCAGGCGCTCCTGCATTTGCATAGCCAGGATTTTTCTTTTGTTGGCGAAAAACCCATGAGCCGTTTGTACGAGTTTTTTGCACATAATAAAATTCGCCCTAATCTTATTCAAACAGGTGCTATTAGTTTGCAGGTTTGTTTGGATGATAAAAGCGATAAAATAGATCATCTTGCTGCTGAAGCCAGTAATATATTTGATGTGCAGGTGGAGAAAGGTTTAAGTCTTTTAACGATTCGTCATTACACTGAAACATTGCTTGATGAAATGACTACAGGTAAAGAAATTGTATTGAAGCAACAGGATAGGCAAACAGTACAGGTGTTGTATAAGAATTAG
- a CDS encoding ABC transporter ATP-binding protein: MSKTIISVKNLVKKYGDFTAVNGISFDVQEGEIFGLLGPNGAGKSTTLEIIETLREKTSGEITVDGLNLDINPNDIKKIIGVQLQTAGYYPGLKLVELISLFAGLYNRSVNAMELLDTVNLRDKAKSKFKELSGGQKQRFSIATTLINQPKIIFLDEPTTGLDPQARRNLWDLIRGIRDRGATVIITTHYMDEAEILCDRVAIIDTGKIISLASPDKLIDDLVATGFERPKEVKKANLEDVFIHLTGKEWRDES, encoded by the coding sequence ATGTCAAAGACTATTATTTCGGTTAAGAATCTTGTAAAAAAATATGGCGATTTTACGGCGGTGAACGGCATTAGTTTCGATGTGCAGGAAGGAGAAATATTTGGTTTGCTTGGCCCTAATGGTGCAGGAAAATCAACCACGCTGGAGATCATCGAAACGCTACGCGAAAAAACAAGTGGAGAAATTACTGTTGACGGTCTCAATCTTGATATAAATCCTAATGATATCAAAAAGATCATTGGTGTGCAGTTGCAAACTGCCGGTTATTATCCCGGCTTAAAACTGGTTGAACTGATCAGTTTATTTGCAGGCTTATATAACCGCTCTGTAAATGCGATGGAATTGTTAGATACCGTTAATCTTCGCGATAAGGCAAAAAGTAAATTCAAAGAATTAAGTGGCGGACAAAAACAACGGTTTTCCATTGCTACAACGCTCATCAATCAACCGAAAATTATTTTTCTTGATGAACCTACAACAGGCTTAGATCCGCAGGCAAGAAGAAATTTATGGGATCTAATCCGCGGCATTCGCGATCGTGGTGCTACAGTAATTATTACCACGCATTATATGGATGAAGCAGAAATTCTTTGCGATCGTGTTGCCATCATTGATACGGGAAAAATTATTTCACTTGCATCGCCTGATAAATTGATCGATGATCTTGTTGCCACTGGTTTCGAAAGACCAAAAGAAGTAAAGAAAGCAAATCTTGAAGATGTGTTCATTCATTTGACGGGAAAAGAGTGGAGGGATGAATCATGA
- a CDS encoding GNAT family N-acetyltransferase yields MIEIIPYSDEYAAVFKVLNLEWLDKYNLTESHDLLILNDPKGTIIDNGGAIFLAKSGDEIVGSAAIINEGYGVFELAKMTVATAFQGKGISKLLLEKCLEAAKAKNAKKLILFSNSQLQTAISLYKKYGFKHVDVTDAPFLTADIKMELPL; encoded by the coding sequence ATGATAGAAATTATACCATACTCCGATGAATATGCGGCCGTATTTAAAGTATTGAATCTTGAGTGGCTCGACAAATACAATCTTACAGAATCTCACGATCTTCTTATACTCAACGATCCCAAAGGAACGATCATTGATAATGGGGGCGCCATTTTTCTTGCAAAATCGGGCGATGAAATTGTAGGCAGTGCAGCAATTATAAACGAAGGGTATGGAGTTTTTGAGCTTGCTAAAATGACTGTTGCAACTGCATTCCAGGGAAAGGGAATCAGCAAACTGTTATTGGAAAAATGTTTGGAAGCAGCTAAAGCGAAGAACGCAAAAAAATTAATCCTTTTCTCCAACAGCCAGCTGCAAACAGCAATTTCCCTCTACAAAAAATATGGATTCAAACATGTGGATGTAACAGATGCACCTTTCCTTACGGCAGATATAAAAATGGAATTACCTTTATAG
- a CDS encoding class I SAM-dependent methyltransferase, with protein sequence MRKGDKIQIPGSYQHDALYEGNFVQRSWHRLKYKEALKVAKPLNGDVILDVGCGSGVLSNMLAEQYGATVTGIDGNVEAIKFCKEQYHLENLSFKYMIFEDIATHFHDNTIDKIFFLETIEHITKAQAENLMNIFYRILKPGGTLIITTPNKFSFWPLTEFILDRFKLVPDLGEGQHEHIYSSKELRALVVSSGFTKIFSEKLLLFAPWLSFMGKKFTDVLHRLESNDLLPGSLLLHVYRK encoded by the coding sequence TTGCGAAAGGGGGATAAGATCCAGATACCAGGCAGCTACCAGCATGACGCATTGTATGAAGGAAATTTTGTGCAACGTTCATGGCACAGGCTTAAATATAAAGAGGCGTTGAAAGTTGCCAAACCTCTAAATGGCGATGTGATATTAGATGTTGGTTGTGGCTCTGGTGTGTTAAGTAATATGCTGGCAGAGCAATATGGCGCAACTGTAACAGGCATTGATGGTAATGTAGAAGCAATAAAATTTTGTAAGGAACAATATCACTTAGAGAACCTTTCTTTCAAATACATGATATTTGAAGATATAGCTACCCACTTTCATGATAATACAATCGATAAAATTTTCTTCCTGGAAACTATTGAGCACATAACAAAAGCACAGGCGGAAAACCTGATGAACATCTTCTATAGAATCTTAAAACCAGGTGGCACGTTAATTATTACCACACCAAATAAATTTAGCTTTTGGCCTCTTACAGAATTTATATTGGATAGATTTAAACTGGTACCCGATCTTGGCGAAGGGCAACATGAGCATATCTATTCATCAAAAGAGTTAAGAGCACTCGTTGTTAGTAGTGGATTTACAAAAATATTCAGCGAGAAGTTGCTTTTATTTGCGCCATGGTTAAGTTTTATGGGCAAAAAATTTACGGATGTTTTGCATCGACTGGAAAGTAATGATCTTTTGCCCGGCTCTTTATTGCTGCATGTTTACAGAAAATAA
- a CDS encoding CAP domain-containing protein, which translates to MTNRFALYTLFTFLLLSALPSCAQRNTSSSSVSYDISADFTSLQNDILKLVNKHRTAMGLNVLQMNDAATAEATKHSADMAKGRMSFGHDGYDERMQHLTQKLGTLHATGENVAYGKLNAAQVMDMWLNSPGHKKNIEGNFSMIGIGIAKSRSGYLYFTQIFLLK; encoded by the coding sequence ATGACAAATCGTTTTGCTTTATATACTTTATTTACCTTTTTACTTTTGTCAGCCTTACCATCCTGTGCGCAACGAAACACAAGTTCTTCTTCTGTTTCTTATGATATTTCTGCAGATTTTACTTCTCTTCAGAACGATATTTTAAAACTGGTAAATAAGCATCGCACTGCGATGGGGTTAAATGTATTGCAAATGAATGATGCTGCAACAGCAGAGGCCACCAAACACAGCGCGGATATGGCAAAAGGTAGAATGAGTTTTGGTCACGATGGATATGATGAAAGAATGCAACATCTTACTCAAAAATTAGGAACACTACATGCCACTGGTGAAAATGTTGCCTATGGAAAATTAAATGCAGCACAGGTAATGGATATGTGGCTGAATAGTCCCGGACATAAAAAAAATATTGAAGGTAATTTCTCTATGATAGGTATTGGTATTGCCAAAAGCAGAAGTGGTTATTTATACTTTACACAAATCTTCCTGCTTAAATAA
- a CDS encoding peptide chain release factor 3 — translation MKYEKEISRRKTFAIISHPDAGKTTLTEKFLLFGGAIQTAGAVKSNKIKKHATSDFMDIERQRGISVATSVMTFEYKDFLINLLDTPGHKDFAEDTYRTLTAVDSVVLVIDSVNGVEPQTRRLMEVCRMRNTPVIVFINKMDRDGKNRFDLLEEIEKELKISLHPMTWPINSGKEFKGVYNLHDKSLRLFTASTKADDENVISISNLSDKLLDAKVGDRDAEQLREDVELIDGVYGELTVDDYLSGKIAPVFFGSAVNNFGVKEMLDTFIRIAPTPRDRETSRREIAAGEDKFSGFVFKIHANLDPKHRDRIAFLRVCSGKFERNKYYHHVRLDKDFRFSNPYTFLARTKDVIEDAFPGDVVGLFDTGNFKIGDTLTEGEDFYFTGIPSFSPEIFKELVNKDPMKTKQLEKGIRQLTDEGVAQLFTQFGGTKKIIGCVGELQFEVIQYRLLHEYSAACEFRTLPFYKACWLTSNDEKKLEDFLRFKQSNSGEDKDGHPVYLAQSEWFLNTEIQNNPDIQFHFTSEIHK, via the coding sequence ATGAAATACGAAAAAGAGATCAGTCGCCGCAAGACATTTGCTATCATTTCCCACCCGGATGCCGGTAAGACCACGCTTACTGAGAAATTTCTGTTGTTTGGTGGCGCCATTCAAACAGCTGGTGCAGTGAAAAGCAACAAGATAAAGAAGCATGCAACGAGCGATTTTATGGATATTGAAAGGCAGCGTGGAATTTCTGTTGCTACGAGTGTGATGACGTTTGAATACAAAGATTTTTTGATCAACCTTTTGGATACGCCAGGCCACAAAGATTTTGCGGAAGATACTTACAGAACATTGACTGCTGTTGATAGTGTGGTGCTTGTTATTGACAGTGTAAATGGTGTGGAACCGCAAACACGCCGGTTAATGGAAGTTTGTCGGATGCGTAATACGCCTGTAATTGTTTTCATAAACAAAATGGATCGTGATGGTAAGAATCGCTTCGACCTATTAGAAGAGATAGAAAAAGAATTGAAAATTTCTTTGCACCCGATGACTTGGCCCATCAACAGTGGTAAAGAATTTAAAGGTGTGTATAATTTGCATGATAAAAGCTTGCGTTTGTTTACGGCAAGCACCAAAGCCGATGATGAAAATGTAATTTCTATCAGCAATCTTTCCGATAAATTACTTGATGCAAAAGTTGGCGATCGCGATGCAGAGCAATTGCGTGAAGATGTGGAGCTAATCGATGGTGTTTATGGCGAATTAACTGTTGATGATTATTTAAGCGGAAAAATAGCACCGGTTTTCTTTGGTAGCGCTGTAAATAATTTTGGCGTAAAAGAAATGCTCGACACTTTTATTCGCATTGCACCAACACCCAGAGATCGTGAAACAAGTAGAAGAGAAATTGCAGCGGGTGAAGACAAATTCAGCGGTTTCGTTTTTAAGATACATGCCAACTTAGATCCTAAACACCGCGACAGGATTGCGTTCCTGCGTGTGTGCAGCGGAAAGTTTGAGCGAAACAAATATTATCATCATGTTCGTCTCGATAAAGATTTTCGTTTCAGCAATCCTTATACATTTTTGGCACGCACAAAAGATGTAATTGAAGATGCATTTCCCGGTGATGTTGTAGGTTTGTTTGATACGGGCAACTTTAAAATTGGTGATACACTCACAGAAGGTGAAGATTTTTATTTTACAGGTATTCCATCTTTCTCGCCTGAAATATTTAAAGAGCTGGTTAATAAAGATCCAATGAAAACAAAGCAATTGGAGAAAGGTATCCGGCAGTTAACAGATGAAGGCGTTGCACAGTTGTTCACACAATTTGGCGGCACGAAAAAGATTATTGGTTGTGTAGGTGAACTTCAGTTCGAAGTTATTCAATATCGCTTGTTGCACGAATACAGTGCCGCATGCGAATTCAGAACGTTGCCTTTTTACAAAGCTTGCTGGCTTACAAGCAATGATGAGAAAAAGCTTGAAGATTTTTTGCGTTTTAAACAAAGTAACTCCGGAGAAGATAAAGATGGTCACCCGGTTTATCTTGCGCAAAGCGAATGGTTTTTAAATACAGAGATTCAAAACAATCCTGATATACAGTTTCATTTTACAAGTGAGATACATAAGTAA
- a CDS encoding DUF6056 family protein — MNKNLNIYLAFILLLLSPFIVASFYNIPYGDDFWYANMVKDHGKIGAVAEWYRTLSGRYVTNFIMSYADPLVYKNFEGFIIAPLFCISTLWLTLSALLITTMSINKKSAVLLSGAITASYFLLMPDIREGLFWMSGMMNYHTGIILFLLLLRVLFIFFKEPQGNILSKKIIIAYSILSFLLMGINECIALGWIGFLFFINAYQIIVKKKTHLFLLSLFGAAFLGALLIIFCPGNQHKAVEYADENRNFFAALLNTCLGIGYYLLKTLKSPFAWGAMLLSITVAASYTDIIKKQLSFMPGLKSWLTLAFIFLVMMYFPAVYFGKDHIPPLRVSDTLIIFFILFFMMSLKYLPEKFLRWANNRRDLLLRIGVVLFIAGLYFSNFSLITKELASKEIQRYQAEVMNRFSIIESCESDTCTIPSFKYHPLTLAPSDPDPKNDLAHLDKYFNRKIIVITP, encoded by the coding sequence ATGAATAAAAATTTAAACATTTATTTAGCCTTCATTCTACTATTATTATCACCTTTTATTGTCGCATCTTTTTACAATATTCCATATGGGGACGATTTTTGGTATGCCAATATGGTGAAGGATCATGGAAAAATTGGAGCTGTAGCAGAATGGTACAGAACATTGTCGGGGAGATACGTAACAAATTTTATTATGAGTTATGCTGACCCGCTTGTGTATAAAAATTTTGAAGGTTTTATTATTGCCCCGTTGTTTTGCATAAGCACATTATGGTTAACATTAAGTGCACTGCTCATTACAACTATGAGCATCAATAAGAAGAGTGCTGTTTTATTAAGCGGTGCAATTACCGCATCATATTTTTTATTGATGCCTGATATTCGCGAAGGGCTTTTTTGGATGTCTGGCATGATGAATTATCATACAGGAATAATTTTGTTTTTATTATTGCTAAGAGTACTGTTTATTTTTTTCAAAGAACCCCAGGGAAATATCCTTTCAAAAAAAATCATTATTGCATATAGTATACTATCCTTCCTGCTGATGGGCATTAATGAATGCATCGCATTAGGATGGATAGGATTTTTATTTTTTATAAATGCTTATCAAATTATTGTAAAGAAAAAGACTCATCTTTTTTTATTATCACTTTTTGGAGCTGCATTTTTGGGAGCGCTTTTAATTATTTTCTGCCCGGGCAACCAACACAAGGCTGTAGAATATGCCGATGAAAACAGGAATTTTTTCGCTGCACTCTTAAATACGTGTCTTGGTATTGGCTATTATCTTTTAAAGACACTAAAAAGCCCCTTTGCATGGGGGGCTATGCTGTTATCAATTACAGTTGCGGCATCTTACACTGACATTATAAAAAAACAGTTATCCTTTATGCCGGGGCTTAAAAGCTGGCTAACATTAGCTTTTATATTTTTGGTGATGATGTATTTTCCTGCAGTTTATTTTGGAAAAGATCATATTCCGCCATTACGTGTCTCAGATACACTGATCATTTTTTTTATACTGTTCTTTATGATGAGTCTAAAATATTTGCCTGAAAAATTTTTGCGATGGGCAAATAACAGAAGAGATTTGTTATTGCGCATCGGTGTTGTTCTTTTTATCGCAGGGTTATATTTCAGTAATTTTTCCCTTATTACAAAAGAATTGGCCAGCAAAGAAATTCAACGCTACCAAGCGGAAGTAATGAACAGATTTTCAATAATTGAATCATGCGAAAGTGATACATGTACTATTCCTTCTTTCAAATATCATCCACTTACATTAGCCCCTTCAGATCCTGATCCCAAAAATGATCTTGCGCATCTGGATAAATATTTTAACCGGAAAATAATTGTTATCACTCCATAA
- a CDS encoding glycosyltransferase produces the protein MDNYSLSIIIPSYNGAASLAKNLPYLYNYLATRFQLFELIIVNDGGNDSAALSKIKKLYNCAIYDLERNYGKGAALRKGFSYAQYDYQVFTDADIPFTNECIERIINSLRSGKDIAIGDRSLNNSFYNEKLPVLRKLGSNIISMLSYCFIEKEIKDTQCGLKGFSKEAATQTMLQSTSNGFAIDFEILYLAKKKNLEIERVPVIKRNQDKSTVRILNNGIKMLAEIFKVILTTKN, from the coding sequence TTGGATAATTATTCATTAAGCATAATCATACCTTCTTATAATGGCGCTGCTTCACTTGCTAAGAACCTGCCATATCTGTATAATTACCTGGCTACGCGCTTTCAATTATTTGAACTCATAATTGTAAATGATGGTGGTAATGATAGTGCTGCCTTAAGCAAAATCAAAAAATTATACAACTGTGCAATATATGATCTTGAAAGAAACTATGGAAAAGGCGCAGCCTTAAGAAAAGGATTCAGTTATGCACAATACGATTACCAGGTTTTTACAGATGCAGATATTCCGTTTACAAATGAATGCATAGAAAGAATAATTAATTCGTTGAGATCAGGAAAGGATATTGCTATTGGTGACCGTAGCCTCAACAATTCTTTTTACAATGAGAAACTACCTGTTCTAAGGAAATTAGGGAGTAATATTATTTCGATGCTTTCTTATTGTTTTATTGAAAAGGAAATAAAAGACACGCAGTGTGGTTTAAAAGGATTTTCAAAAGAAGCGGCTACGCAAACAATGCTGCAAAGCACGTCAAATGGTTTTGCAATAGATTTCGAAATTTTATACCTGGCCAAAAAGAAAAATCTTGAAATTGAAAGAGTGCCGGTGATCAAAAGGAACCAGGATAAAAGCACCGTGCGTATCTTAAACAATGGAATAAAAATGTTGGCAGAGATTTTCAAAGTAATACTAACCACAAAAAATTGA
- a CDS encoding YfiT family bacillithiol transferase gives MTEDIRYPIGSYVPQSFSHKQKEAWLLDIKFLPEELEVAVQNLDAHQLETPYREGGWTVHQLVHHVADSHMNAYIRFRLGLTEENPTIRPYEEKEWAKLNDVKTLPINVSLTLLHALHQRWYATIKDLSEDQWERTVVHPEHKKQMSLWHLLGMYAWHGKHHVKHIIGLRERKGW, from the coding sequence ATGACAGAAGATATTCGTTACCCGATTGGGAGTTATGTGCCGCAATCATTTTCGCACAAACAAAAAGAAGCATGGTTGCTTGATATAAAATTTTTACCCGAGGAATTAGAAGTGGCTGTGCAAAACCTTGATGCGCATCAACTGGAAACGCCATACAGAGAAGGGGGATGGACGGTGCATCAACTGGTGCATCATGTAGCGGACAGTCATATGAATGCATACATACGTTTCAGGTTGGGATTAACAGAAGAGAACCCAACGATTCGCCCGTATGAAGAAAAGGAATGGGCAAAACTAAATGATGTAAAGACTTTGCCGATCAATGTTTCATTAACATTGCTGCATGCACTGCATCAACGCTGGTATGCAACGATAAAAGATTTGAGTGAAGATCAATGGGAGCGTACCGTTGTGCATCCTGAACACAAGAAGCAAATGAGTCTCTGGCATTTGCTTGGTATGTATGCGTGGCATGGAAAACATCATGTAAAACATATAATAGGATTGAGAGAAAGAAAAGGGTGGTAG
- a CDS encoding exo-alpha-sialidase produces MKRMIIFFFSMILVNLCNAQQAPVKNTEAVVINGSMPSVATDSKDMLHIVFISGEKLECISSSDKGNNFSKPVIIDSIKNVFGVAGRGPQIVNTTSGLCVLAPDKNGDIHCYYSDINDKWQKQGKVNDMDAVAKEGFVSLSANGDSVYAVWLDLRNNEKNKIAGALSVDGGRHWQKNKIIYQSPSGTVCECCKPSLSFTRSGIHVMFRNNIDGNRDLYVMHSADGSDFDKPKKLGQGNWKLNACPMDGGGIVDDGNGNQQTVWRRADTIFSCKPRQKEEPIGKGRNCVITSVGNDYVYAWIENNNIVCLLPNGKKINAGEGSFPLLKSVNEKEVICIWQNDKNIFGRLISL; encoded by the coding sequence ATGAAAAGAATGATAATATTTTTTTTCTCTATGATACTGGTAAATCTTTGTAATGCGCAACAAGCACCGGTAAAGAATACAGAAGCAGTCGTCATTAATGGCAGCATGCCATCTGTTGCAACTGATTCAAAAGACATGCTGCACATCGTGTTTATTAGTGGTGAGAAACTAGAATGCATTTCATCTTCGGATAAGGGAAATAACTTTTCAAAACCAGTTATCATCGACAGTATCAAAAATGTTTTTGGGGTGGCAGGCCGTGGGCCACAAATTGTAAACACGACAAGTGGATTATGCGTATTGGCACCAGATAAGAATGGCGATATTCATTGCTATTACAGCGATATAAATGATAAGTGGCAAAAACAAGGAAAGGTTAATGATATGGATGCTGTTGCTAAGGAAGGGTTTGTTTCCTTGTCAGCAAATGGTGATAGTGTTTATGCTGTATGGCTTGATCTGCGCAATAATGAAAAGAATAAAATTGCAGGAGCTTTATCAGTTGATGGTGGCAGGCATTGGCAAAAAAATAAGATCATTTATCAATCGCCGTCAGGTACGGTTTGTGAATGTTGCAAACCTTCTCTTTCGTTTACACGATCTGGTATACATGTTATGTTCAGAAATAATATTGATGGCAACCGTGATCTTTATGTTATGCACTCCGCCGATGGAAGTGATTTTGATAAGCCGAAAAAACTTGGGCAAGGTAACTGGAAATTAAATGCGTGTCCGATGGATGGAGGCGGTATTGTTGATGATGGCAATGGTAATCAACAAACAGTATGGCGAAGGGCTGATACAATATTCAGTTGTAAACCCAGGCAAAAAGAAGAGCCAATTGGTAAGGGTCGTAACTGTGTTATAACATCAGTTGGTAACGATTATGTGTATGCATGGATTGAAAATAACAACATAGTTTGTTTACTGCCAAATGGAAAAAAAATAAATGCAGGTGAAGGAAGTTTTCCTTTACTCAAATCAGTTAATGAAAAAGAAGTCATTTGCATCTGGCAAAATGATAAGAATATCTTCGGAAGGCTCATCAGTTTATGA
- a CDS encoding NUDIX hydrolase encodes MSDLTWKTLSSEYLFKENWFTVRKDKCEKPDGKIIDSYYVFEFPEWATGFPVTEDGKIILVKQYRQALGEVCIEIPGGCVDDTDATPEDGIRRELLEETGYAFETVHYLGRTSANPSTNSNLMHMFIALGGRKIQEQVLDHNEEIEVFEVTMDELLQLLEERRIVQSMHMTTIFYALRYLDKLKYAP; translated from the coding sequence ATGAGTGATCTAACGTGGAAAACATTATCATCAGAATATTTATTTAAAGAGAACTGGTTTACGGTTAGAAAAGATAAATGTGAAAAGCCAGATGGAAAAATTATTGATTCATATTATGTATTTGAATTTCCTGAATGGGCTACAGGATTTCCTGTAACAGAAGATGGAAAAATAATCCTTGTAAAGCAATACCGTCAGGCGCTTGGCGAAGTGTGTATTGAGATTCCCGGTGGTTGCGTAGATGATACAGATGCTACACCAGAGGATGGTATAAGACGTGAATTACTGGAAGAAACGGGTTATGCTTTTGAAACGGTACATTATCTCGGCCGTACTTCTGCAAATCCTTCTACCAATTCAAACTTGATGCATATGTTTATTGCACTTGGTGGAAGAAAGATACAGGAGCAGGTGCTTGATCATAATGAAGAGATCGAAGTATTTGAAGTTACCATGGATGAATTACTACAATTGCTTGAAGAAAGAAGAATTGTACAATCAATGCATATGACCACGATATTTTATGCATTGCGTTATTTGGATAAATTAAAATATGCACCGTAA
- the fbp gene encoding class 1 fructose-bisphosphatase: MAISRKILTLDEFTIQQYRTIPNATGELSSLLRDIGLAAKRVNVQVNKAGLADILGYDGTTNIQGEDVMKLDVFANNQFMNVLKHGISCAGCASEEMDDIVIFDDEISNNSKYVVMFDPVDGSNNIDVNISIGTIFGVYKRKSKIGGPCTKEDFLQSGINQVAAGYVVYGSSTMLVYATRRGVNGFTLDPSIGEFCLSHPDIKCPEHGKIYSVNHGNFFQYEDFVKKYITACQEKTKANGGPYSQRYFGSMVADLHRNLIKGGIFMYPTTADNRNGKLRMQYECNPFAFIVEVAGGKATNGKERILDLHPTELHQRTPVFIGSKAMVEELESFI; the protein is encoded by the coding sequence ATGGCCATCAGCAGAAAAATATTAACGCTCGACGAGTTTACCATTCAGCAATACCGCACTATACCTAATGCTACAGGCGAATTAAGTAGCTTATTAAGAGATATTGGTTTGGCAGCAAAGCGTGTGAATGTTCAGGTGAACAAAGCAGGCCTCGCTGATATTCTTGGCTATGATGGTACAACTAATATACAGGGCGAAGATGTAATGAAGCTGGATGTTTTTGCGAACAATCAATTTATGAATGTATTGAAACATGGTATTAGTTGTGCAGGTTGTGCCAGCGAAGAGATGGATGATATTGTGATCTTCGATGATGAGATCAGCAACAACAGCAAATATGTGGTAATGTTCGACCCTGTTGATGGCAGCAACAATATTGATGTGAATATTTCTATCGGTACCATCTTTGGTGTGTACAAAAGAAAGAGTAAGATCGGTGGGCCATGCACTAAAGAAGATTTTCTGCAATCCGGCATTAATCAGGTAGCGGCAGGTTATGTGGTGTATGGTTCTTCTACGATGCTCGTATATGCTACACGCCGCGGTGTAAACGGTTTTACACTCGATCCTTCTATCGGCGAATTTTGTTTAAGCCATCCTGATATTAAATGCCCTGAACATGGAAAGATCTATTCTGTTAACCATGGCAATTTCTTCCAGTATGAAGATTTTGTAAAGAAATATATCACTGCCTGCCAGGAAAAAACAAAGGCAAACGGTGGGCCTTATTCGCAGCGTTATTTTGGAAGCATGGTTGCTGACCTGCACCGCAATCTTATCAAGGGTGGCATCTTTATGTATCCTACAACCGCCGATAACCGCAACGGTAAACTGCGCATGCAATACGAGTGTAATCCTTTCGCTTTTATTGTTGAAGTGGCGGGTGGTAAAGCAACAAATGGCAAAGAAAGAATTCTTGATCTTCACCCAACAGAGTTGCACCAGCGCACACCTGTTTTTATTGGCAGTAAAGCCATGGTAGAAGAACTGGAAAGTTTTATATAA